From a region of the Impatiens glandulifera chromosome 4, dImpGla2.1, whole genome shotgun sequence genome:
- the LOC124933826 gene encoding aspartic proteinase A1-like, which yields MHLTPPFHQQNLFLSSILLQLVFSESNNGFVRIGLKKFKLDKNNMIPARLNPQLLDSQNAGGIVKLKNFINVQYYGEISIGTPPQKFTVLFDTGSSNMWLPSSKSYFSCACYYHSKYYARRSRTYKKNGTSAKIHYGSNSISGKFSKDNVLVGGLTIKNQIFIEATTLSGFVFQFTKFDGVLGLGFQEISHGGVAPVWYNMMNQGLIQNQVFSFWLNRNTKDEKGGELVFGRIDSRHYQGNHTYVPLTHKSYWQFDMGSSRVNQWGFGGHIHGSLPPQYLTMAD from the exons ATGCATTTAACGCCACCTTTTCATCAGCAAAATCTATTTCTTTCATCCATCCTTCTTCAGCTGGTGTTTTCTGAATCCAACAATGGATTCGTTAGAATTGGACTGAAAAagtttaaattagataaaaacaaCATGATCCCTGCTCGACTTAACCCGCAACTACTGGATTCTCAAAATGCTGGCGGCATTGTAAAGTTAAAGAATTTCATTAACGTGCAGTACTACGGTGAGATTTCAATCGGTACACCACCACAGAAATTCACTGTGCTTTTTGATACAGGAAGCTCTAATATGTGGCTACCTTCCTCAAAGAGCTATTTCTCA TGTGCGTGTTATTATCATTCCAAATACTATGCCCGTCGTTCAAGAACTTATAAAAAGAACG GAACATCTGCTAAGATACACTATGGTTCAAATTCAATATCTGGCAAGTTTAGCAAAGACAATGTTTTAGTTGGTGGTTTAACAATTAAGAATCAGATT TTCATTGAAGCAACAACACTGTCCGGTTTTGTGTTTCAGTTTACCAAGTTTGATGGCGTTCTTGGCCTTGGATTTCAGGAGATCTCACATGGAGGTGTTGCTCCAGTATG GTACAACATGATGAACCAGGGTCTGATTCAAAATCAAGTGTTCTCATTTTGGCTTAATAGAAATACAAAAGATGAGAAAGGAGGTGAACTTGTGTTTGGTAGGATTGATTCAAGGCATTATCAAGGGAACCATACTTATGTACCTCTTACCCACAAGAGTTATTGGCAA TTTGATATGGGTTCGTCAAGGGTCAACC